In Mangrovivirga cuniculi, the following proteins share a genomic window:
- a CDS encoding DUF6671 family protein, producing the protein MEFFKNKIITIATKHKKEWVIGPLLNHFLKADYIIPENFDTDVFGTFSGEIERKGTPLENARLKCEQAMELTGTQIAIASEGSFGMHPALPFINSNEEWVLLVDSVNKIEVFARELSASTNYNYQEIQTLDDLEKFAINSGFPEHGLILKTEQECIKGIVDFKVLNRIFKELMSKSERVEVMTDMRANFNPTRREVIKKATYKLMERLKSLCPVCQTPGFRITDFEEGLPCSQCGCPTAGIKTYIYSCSKCDYTSRKTNLHKKLEDPVYCQLCNP; encoded by the coding sequence ATGGAATTCTTTAAGAATAAAATTATAACAATTGCTACCAAGCATAAAAAGGAGTGGGTGATCGGCCCGCTCCTTAACCATTTTCTTAAAGCAGATTATATCATCCCCGAAAACTTTGATACCGATGTTTTTGGAACTTTTTCCGGCGAAATAGAAAGAAAGGGAACGCCCTTAGAAAATGCTCGATTAAAGTGTGAACAAGCAATGGAGCTAACAGGTACTCAAATTGCTATTGCCAGTGAAGGTTCTTTTGGGATGCATCCTGCCTTACCATTTATCAATTCAAATGAGGAATGGGTTCTTCTTGTCGATAGCGTTAATAAAATTGAAGTTTTTGCCAGGGAGCTTTCTGCTTCCACCAATTATAACTACCAGGAGATTCAGACTTTAGATGATCTGGAGAAATTTGCCATAAATTCAGGTTTTCCTGAACACGGACTAATTCTAAAAACTGAACAAGAGTGTATAAAGGGAATAGTAGATTTTAAAGTGCTTAATAGAATTTTTAAAGAACTAATGAGTAAGTCTGAAAGGGTAGAAGTAATGACAGACATGAGGGCTAATTTTAATCCTACCAGGAGGGAGGTTATCAAGAAAGCCACTTATAAGTTAATGGAAAGATTAAAATCTTTATGTCCGGTATGTCAAACTCCGGGATTTAGAATTACAGACTTTGAAGAAGGTTTGCCCTGCTCCCAGTGTGGGTGTCCTACGGCAGGGATTAAAACCTATATATATTCATGTAGTAAGTGTGATTATACAAGCAGGAAAACTAACCTCCATAAGAAACTGGAGGATCCTGTATATTGCCAATTGTGTAACCCATGA
- a CDS encoding LysM peptidoglycan-binding domain-containing protein yields the protein MDLESKYKPVLDLARDHVQDLKVEEERDVLKITGKATEENKQRLWDEYKKIDPNMRDGDIIINIESSNYDEVYEVQPGDSLSKIGEKYGVSWKTIYELNKETIDNPDVIFPGQKIQIPKKD from the coding sequence ATGGATTTAGAATCAAAGTATAAGCCAGTATTAGATCTTGCGCGAGATCATGTTCAGGATCTAAAAGTAGAAGAAGAAAGAGACGTGTTAAAAATAACGGGAAAAGCTACAGAGGAAAATAAGCAGCGGCTCTGGGATGAGTATAAGAAAATTGATCCGAACATGCGTGACGGAGATATAATAATAAATATCGAGTCATCAAATTATGATGAGGTTTACGAAGTTCAGCCGGGAGATAGCTTAAGCAAGATTGGAGAAAAATACGGGGTGTCCTGGAAAACAATCTATGAACTAAATAAAGAAACTATAGATAATCCGGATGTTATTTTTCCAGGTCAAAAGATTCAAATACCAAAGAAAGATTAA
- the dxs gene encoding 1-deoxy-D-xylulose-5-phosphate synthase, with protein sequence MLIKPGKLLAEVNSPEDLKKLDKSQLKAFCDELRQFIVDSVSVYGGHFGASLGVVELTTALHYVYNTPDDQLVWDVGHQAYGHKIITGRRDQFHTNRKYGGLSGFPKIKESEYDAFGVGHSSTSISAALGMSIASKLDNNKDKQHIAVIGDGAMTGGIAFEGMNQAGVLNSNLTIVLNDNCMSIDPNVGALKDYLTDITTSHTYNKMRDDVWHLLGKISKFGPNAREVVSKVETSIKSFLLKQSNLFESFNLRYFGPVDGHDVDHLVEIFNDLKDIPGPKILHCVTRKGKGYKPAENGNQTTWHAPGTFDKITGEIHKKVNEKPQPPKYQDVFGHTLVELAEKNKDIVGITPAMPSGSSMKIMMEAIPERAFDVDIAEQHAVTFSAGLATQGKIPFCNIYSSFMQRAYDQVIHDVCIQNLHVIFCLDRAGIAGADGATHHGAYDLAYMRCIPNNVVAAPMNESELRNMMYTAHLPREGAFTIRYPRGKGVMPDWKTPMKEIEVGTGRCIKQGKDLAILTIGHIGNYAVEVTDRLSKQGIEIGHYDMRFVKPLDEELLHDIFKNYDKVITVEDGCLPGGFGSAILEFMAENGYSAKVKRLGIPDRLVEHGEQPELHKECGYDPEGIYETCLEQLEITVPKA encoded by the coding sequence ATGTTAATCAAGCCCGGCAAATTACTGGCGGAAGTAAACAGTCCAGAAGACTTAAAAAAACTTGACAAGTCACAGCTTAAAGCTTTTTGTGACGAACTCAGGCAATTTATCGTAGATAGCGTTTCGGTTTATGGTGGTCACTTCGGAGCCAGTTTGGGTGTAGTGGAATTAACTACTGCCTTACATTATGTTTATAACACACCAGACGATCAATTGGTCTGGGATGTTGGACACCAGGCATACGGGCACAAAATAATCACAGGGCGAAGAGATCAATTTCATACAAACAGAAAATACGGTGGTCTTTCAGGCTTCCCTAAGATCAAAGAAAGCGAATATGATGCTTTTGGTGTAGGTCACAGTTCTACATCGATTTCCGCAGCTCTTGGTATGTCAATAGCTTCAAAACTTGATAACAATAAGGACAAACAACATATAGCTGTAATAGGCGACGGAGCGATGACAGGTGGAATTGCTTTTGAAGGAATGAACCAGGCTGGAGTTCTCAACTCTAATCTCACAATTGTTCTGAATGACAATTGTATGTCTATTGATCCAAATGTCGGCGCTTTAAAAGATTATCTGACAGATATTACTACCTCTCATACATATAACAAAATGAGAGATGATGTCTGGCACCTCCTCGGTAAGATCAGCAAATTTGGCCCTAATGCCAGGGAAGTTGTTTCCAAAGTTGAAACCAGTATTAAGTCTTTCCTTTTAAAACAAAGCAACTTATTTGAATCATTTAATTTAAGATACTTTGGTCCGGTTGATGGCCATGATGTAGATCACCTGGTAGAGATATTCAATGACCTTAAAGATATTCCGGGACCAAAAATCCTGCATTGTGTAACACGAAAAGGAAAGGGATATAAACCTGCTGAAAACGGTAACCAAACTACCTGGCATGCACCGGGGACATTTGATAAGATTACCGGAGAAATTCATAAAAAAGTAAACGAAAAACCACAGCCTCCTAAATACCAGGATGTATTTGGACATACTCTGGTAGAGTTAGCTGAAAAAAATAAAGATATCGTCGGTATCACTCCGGCCATGCCTTCAGGGAGTAGTATGAAGATCATGATGGAAGCAATTCCTGAAAGAGCTTTCGATGTGGATATTGCTGAGCAACATGCAGTTACATTTTCTGCGGGACTGGCAACTCAAGGGAAAATTCCTTTTTGTAATATTTATTCCAGCTTCATGCAAAGAGCATACGACCAGGTTATACACGACGTGTGTATACAAAATCTTCATGTGATTTTCTGCCTTGACAGGGCCGGTATTGCCGGAGCTGACGGAGCAACTCATCACGGGGCTTACGACCTGGCTTATATGCGATGCATACCAAATAATGTGGTAGCTGCCCCGATGAATGAATCAGAACTCAGAAATATGATGTACACTGCGCATCTTCCAAGAGAAGGCGCATTTACAATCAGATATCCAAGAGGCAAGGGTGTAATGCCTGACTGGAAAACACCTATGAAGGAGATTGAAGTTGGAACTGGCCGCTGCATCAAACAGGGTAAGGACCTTGCAATCTTAACCATAGGGCATATTGGAAATTATGCTGTTGAAGTAACAGACCGCTTATCTAAGCAGGGCATCGAAATTGGCCATTATGATATGCGATTTGTAAAACCGCTGGATGAAGAGCTGCTACACGATATTTTTAAAAATTACGATAAGGTAATCACTGTGGAAGATGGTTGTCTTCCTGGAGGTTTCGGATCTGCGATTTTAGAATTTATGGCAGAAAATGGTTATTCAGCTAAGGTAAAGAGACTTGGCATACCTGACAGACTTGTAGAACACGGCGAACAGCCAGAGCTACATAAAGAATGTGGCTATGATCCGGAAGGCATTTATGAAACTTGTCTGGAACAATTAGAAATTACTGTACCAAAAGCTTAA
- a CDS encoding YihY/virulence factor BrkB family protein: protein MIKGRQILRILKKTAQNFGANNPLMLASSTAFFTVFSIPPTIIITANILSLYFKNEDFIYSVVTKIDEYFGESVASQMRTIATNFQELASEPWITYAGFAFLIFVATNLFKVVTISINQIWKIRTTSRKKIKYTLLNRAIGLGIIVLTGILFIVSSAMDSFISANINSFLNFTEFNEILVSIGSKFVSILFLTIWFAMLYRYLPSARVKWKNIIIGSIFTAVLLTIGKYLLETFLINSNINNIFETSTSIIIILLFIFYSSFIVYFGASFIYIFTLSKKEKIYPAKNAERIKVETVELET, encoded by the coding sequence ATGATAAAAGGAAGGCAAATATTAAGAATACTAAAAAAGACAGCTCAAAATTTCGGAGCTAACAATCCATTAATGTTAGCTTCGTCTACAGCATTCTTTACTGTTTTTTCTATTCCTCCTACCATTATTATAACTGCGAATATTCTGAGTCTTTATTTTAAAAATGAAGATTTCATTTATTCAGTAGTAACAAAGATCGATGAATATTTTGGAGAAAGTGTTGCAAGCCAAATGAGAACAATAGCAACAAATTTCCAGGAATTAGCTAGTGAACCGTGGATTACTTATGCCGGTTTTGCATTTTTAATCTTCGTTGCTACCAATTTATTTAAGGTTGTCACTATATCTATAAACCAAATCTGGAAGATCAGAACTACCAGTAGAAAAAAAATAAAATACACTCTTTTAAACCGAGCGATTGGTTTAGGTATAATAGTTCTCACAGGGATTTTATTTATAGTGTCCTCTGCGATGGACAGCTTTATATCAGCGAATATCAATTCATTTTTGAATTTTACAGAATTCAATGAAATATTGGTTTCCATAGGATCGAAATTTGTAAGTATATTATTCCTTACCATTTGGTTTGCTATGCTTTACCGCTATCTCCCAAGCGCGCGGGTGAAATGGAAAAATATTATTATAGGATCAATATTTACTGCAGTATTGCTGACCATCGGTAAATATCTTCTTGAAACTTTTCTTATCAATAGTAACATTAACAATATTTTTGAGACGTCAACTTCAATAATTATTATCTTATTATTTATATTCTACAGTTCATTTATTGTCTATTTTGGGGCTAGCTTTATATATATCTTCACCTTAAGTAAAAAAGAAAAAATTTACCCGGCCAAAAATGCAGAACGGATCAAAGTAGAAACTGTAGAACTTGAAACATAA
- a CDS encoding alpha/beta fold hydrolase, protein MTIYHQEAGKGPAVVLLHGFCEDNSLWNGLIDTLGRDYRVLAPDLPGFGKSNPLDEKISIERVADVIKAWMDHHHLEDVHLIGHSLGGYIALAIADKYPEALSSLGLFHSTAYADTIEKKGTRDNVISFVRNNGVQKFISSFVSPLFHYSNRGELKDTIDEMVEIGKQVDQEVLIEYTEAMRDRVDRRYVLRNFKKPIMFIAGAEDSAVPRMHSENQIEDLHSDNCVMLDNTCHMGMYERKAETENFIKGFLERVEALQH, encoded by the coding sequence ATGACGATTTATCATCAGGAAGCAGGCAAGGGCCCTGCAGTAGTATTGTTACATGGATTTTGTGAAGACAATAGTCTCTGGAATGGTCTGATAGACACATTGGGCAGAGATTATCGAGTCTTAGCTCCGGACCTCCCGGGTTTTGGAAAATCAAATCCACTGGATGAGAAAATATCCATTGAAAGAGTAGCGGATGTGATTAAAGCATGGATGGATCATCACCATCTTGAAGATGTTCATTTGATTGGACATTCTTTAGGAGGTTATATCGCTTTGGCTATTGCAGATAAATACCCTGAAGCACTTTCCTCACTGGGTCTTTTTCACTCCACAGCTTATGCTGATACAATCGAAAAGAAAGGAACCCGTGACAATGTCATTTCTTTTGTAAGAAATAATGGTGTTCAAAAATTTATTTCTTCATTTGTGTCTCCACTTTTTCATTATTCTAACCGAGGTGAACTTAAGGACACCATCGATGAAATGGTTGAGATCGGAAAACAGGTTGATCAGGAAGTACTGATCGAATATACGGAGGCCATGCGCGACCGCGTAGACAGAAGATATGTTCTGCGAAATTTCAAGAAGCCAATAATGTTTATTGCCGGAGCGGAAGACAGTGCTGTACCAAGAATGCACAGTGAAAACCAAATAGAAGACCTTCACTCTGACAATTGTGTTATGCTGGATAATACTTGTCACATGGGTATGTATGAAAGAAAAGCGGAAACGGAAAATTTTATTAAAGGCTTTCTTGAAAGAGTTGAAGCACTTCAACACTAA
- a CDS encoding SDR family oxidoreductase: MKDLNGKVALVTGGSKGIGYGIAEALLKSGLKVAITSRSQDAANEAAKKLGSDNVLPLESDVRSLESQQKAIENIIDKWGQLDVVIANAGLGHFASIEELTADQWNQTIDTNLTGVFYTIKATVESLKISKGYFITIASLAGTNFFASGSAYNASKFGLVGFTQAVMLDLRQYGIKVTTIMPGSVTSHFNDHTPNADDAWKIQPEDLGEMTVNLLQLDQRTLPSKIEVRPTTPPSK; encoded by the coding sequence ATGAAAGACCTGAATGGAAAAGTAGCCCTGGTAACCGGGGGTAGTAAAGGTATTGGATATGGAATTGCTGAAGCACTTTTAAAAAGTGGTCTAAAAGTAGCGATTACCAGCAGATCTCAGGATGCAGCAAATGAAGCAGCAAAAAAGCTTGGGTCTGATAATGTATTACCACTTGAATCCGACGTCAGAAGTTTAGAATCTCAGCAAAAAGCTATAGAAAATATTATTGACAAGTGGGGACAGCTGGATGTTGTTATAGCCAATGCAGGGCTTGGTCATTTTGCCTCCATCGAAGAGCTTACTGCTGATCAGTGGAATCAGACTATAGATACTAACCTGACTGGTGTATTTTATACAATCAAAGCTACGGTTGAGAGTTTAAAAATATCAAAAGGATATTTTATAACCATAGCCAGTCTTGCGGGAACAAACTTCTTTGCAAGTGGCTCTGCTTATAATGCAAGTAAATTTGGACTCGTTGGATTTACCCAGGCTGTAATGTTAGACCTGAGACAATATGGCATTAAAGTTACTACCATAATGCCTGGTTCTGTAACTAGTCATTTTAACGATCATACTCCTAATGCTGATGATGCATGGAAAATCCAGCCTGAAGATTTAGGAGAAATGACAGTGAATCTGTTACAACTCGACCAACGCACTTTACCTAGCAAGATAGAAGTAAGGCCGACGACTCCGCCTTCCAAATAA
- a CDS encoding TlpA family protein disulfide reductase — MRSILLLLFIITIVSCQENTVNISIDSKNDRGTLVIKEVITDMTINKIEISDTSYTVDLDSKKPILTSVASNYSEGTALSIFSQGDTKNISINKDSINISGSLQDSLANYIWRSTNAMFTRANHGDEIFGNSNPDRVKELFDSLVNKRNEIIVKYKDELNSEIIALLKHQNKSRAYSFLLYYGRMMNDIDPKSDYYNFIDLIDNENYYSIYSPSNVLYKYEIEYLRSGRDIKYNTFNEYIDNNTEDPELTELYKAFYLKELIESPDYWRNHETLFEGDVLVDHLNNFNNSSYSYLLKDLKYSIKTSEKGKEGFDFTAITSEGEKVKLSDFKGKYVLIDTWATWCGPCVKHRPDLIKIASETLNNNIQYLMVSVDKNTDKWESYINKQNLPDNSLDVRIPNHKINYFRKQFFIPSIPRYILIDPDGRIVDSDLISPSNGLKEYLLKVIS; from the coding sequence ATGAGATCTATATTATTATTACTCTTTATTATAACCATTGTTTCTTGTCAGGAAAATACCGTAAATATTTCCATAGACTCCAAAAATGATAGGGGAACATTGGTAATTAAGGAAGTAATCACTGATATGACTATTAATAAAATCGAAATAAGTGATACATCATACACAGTAGATCTCGATAGTAAAAAGCCAATCCTGACATCTGTAGCGTCTAACTATTCGGAGGGTACAGCATTATCTATTTTTTCACAAGGGGATACAAAGAATATATCAATAAATAAAGATTCAATCAACATCAGTGGCTCCTTACAGGATTCCCTTGCAAATTATATCTGGCGATCAACTAACGCAATGTTCACCAGGGCTAATCATGGAGATGAAATATTCGGCAACAGTAATCCTGATCGTGTGAAGGAATTGTTTGATAGCCTAGTTAATAAAAGAAATGAAATTATTGTAAAATATAAAGATGAACTCAATAGTGAGATTATTGCTCTATTAAAGCATCAAAATAAAAGCAGAGCATATTCTTTCTTACTCTATTATGGTCGAATGATGAATGATATTGATCCAAAATCAGACTATTATAATTTTATAGACCTCATAGATAATGAAAATTATTATTCAATTTATTCCCCATCAAATGTGCTTTATAAATACGAAATAGAATACCTAAGATCTGGTAGAGATATAAAGTATAATACTTTTAATGAATACATTGATAACAATACGGAGGACCCTGAATTAACAGAATTATACAAGGCGTTTTATTTAAAGGAACTAATTGAGTCTCCTGATTACTGGAGGAATCACGAAACTTTATTCGAAGGAGATGTTTTAGTTGATCACCTGAATAACTTCAATAATAGTAGTTATTCATATCTTTTAAAAGATCTCAAATATTCAATAAAAACATCTGAAAAGGGTAAAGAAGGATTTGATTTTACAGCCATAACATCTGAAGGGGAAAAAGTTAAATTATCCGATTTTAAAGGAAAATATGTCTTAATCGATACCTGGGCAACGTGGTGTGGCCCCTGTGTAAAACACCGACCTGATTTAATTAAAATTGCTTCAGAAACTTTAAACAACAACATTCAATATCTAATGGTCTCAGTAGATAAAAATACTGATAAATGGGAGTCTTATATAAATAAGCAAAACCTACCCGATAACAGTCTTGATGTTAGAATCCCAAATCATAAAATTAATTACTTCAGAAAACAGTTTTTTATCCCATCGATACCACGGTATATTTTAATTGATCCGGATGGTAGAATTGTTGATAGTGATCTAATTAGCCCTTCAAATGGTCTGAAAGAATATTTATTAAAAGTGATATCTTAA
- a CDS encoding phospholipid scramblase-related protein, translated as MNTALNQNTFLVKEHVGMFKAANNYDIFNPESQELTLNCREDNLGFFTKLFRFTDYKRMTPFNITIQTPQGEKVVTIKRGVSIFLSTVEVYDENDEMIGKFKQKFFSIGGKFDVLDPNDNYLCSLKGKWTSWDFKFVKDDYEFARVTKKWAGLGKELFTSADNYVLKINDSVPQENKIRLLILAAVMCIDMVLKE; from the coding sequence ATGAACACAGCACTTAATCAAAACACATTTTTGGTAAAAGAACATGTAGGAATGTTCAAAGCAGCCAATAACTATGACATTTTTAATCCTGAAAGCCAGGAATTAACATTAAACTGCAGGGAAGACAATCTTGGGTTCTTCACGAAATTATTTCGTTTTACTGACTATAAGAGAATGACACCTTTTAATATAACCATCCAAACTCCACAGGGAGAAAAGGTGGTAACTATTAAAAGAGGCGTTTCAATATTCCTTTCAACTGTCGAAGTTTATGATGAGAATGATGAAATGATTGGAAAATTCAAACAAAAATTTTTCTCTATCGGTGGTAAGTTTGATGTCCTTGATCCGAATGACAATTATCTATGTAGTCTTAAAGGTAAATGGACTTCATGGGATTTTAAATTCGTTAAGGATGATTACGAATTTGCCCGGGTTACTAAAAAATGGGCTGGATTAGGAAAGGAACTTTTTACTTCAGCAGACAATTATGTTTTAAAAATCAACGATAGTGTTCCTCAGGAAAACAAAATCAGACTATTGATTCTTGCAGCAGTAATGTGTATAGATATGGTCTTAAAAGAATAG
- a CDS encoding NADP-dependent isocitrate dehydrogenase — MQKITIAKGDGIGPEIMDATLSILKAANARLEYEEIEIGEKVYLSGNTSGISKEAWDSIRRNKIFLKSPITTPQGGGYKSLNVTMRKALGLYANVRPCRNFHPFIKTRHPEMDTVIIRENEEDLYAGIEHQQTDEVVQCLKLITRPGCERIVRYAFEYARQYGRKKVSCFTKDNIMKQTDGLFHRVFKEIAAEYLDIETDHWIIDIGSARLADTPEIFDVIVMPNLYGDVVSDIAAQISGSVGLAGSSNIGSQCAMFEAIHGSAPPIAGKNIANPTGLLKGAIMMLTHIGQVDIAEKINNAWLKTIEDGIHTEDIYQPGVTSEIVGTREFGEAVIKNLGQKPTFLEEESFGKAVKFEVPEYRRPASRKKELNGVDVFVDWKGQDPDKLASVLEKLNGDVNLTMITNRGVKVWPEGFSETFCTDHWRCRYERNGHPVSNKHIAELLNKAFEEKVDIIKTENLYSFDGERGYSLGQGQ, encoded by the coding sequence ATGCAAAAGATAACAATAGCCAAAGGTGATGGGATCGGTCCGGAAATAATGGATGCGACCCTTAGTATTTTAAAAGCAGCAAATGCCAGGTTGGAATATGAGGAGATAGAAATCGGAGAAAAGGTATATTTATCCGGTAATACGAGTGGAATCAGTAAAGAAGCCTGGGATAGCATACGCAGGAATAAAATTTTCTTAAAATCTCCCATCACAACCCCACAGGGAGGAGGCTATAAGAGCCTGAATGTAACAATGAGAAAGGCTCTGGGATTATATGCCAATGTTCGTCCTTGCCGAAATTTTCATCCCTTTATAAAAACAAGACATCCTGAAATGGATACGGTCATAATCCGGGAGAATGAGGAAGACCTTTATGCGGGCATCGAACATCAGCAAACAGATGAGGTTGTTCAATGTTTGAAATTAATCACACGACCAGGTTGTGAGCGGATTGTACGGTACGCATTTGAATACGCGAGGCAGTATGGACGAAAGAAGGTGAGTTGCTTTACTAAGGATAATATTATGAAGCAAACAGACGGATTGTTTCACCGTGTATTTAAAGAAATTGCGGCTGAATATCTTGATATCGAAACCGACCATTGGATCATAGATATCGGATCAGCAAGATTAGCTGATACCCCTGAAATATTTGATGTGATCGTAATGCCGAATCTATATGGAGATGTGGTTTCTGATATCGCAGCACAGATATCAGGATCTGTAGGTCTTGCAGGTTCTTCAAATATAGGATCTCAGTGTGCCATGTTTGAAGCAATTCATGGTTCAGCACCACCAATCGCAGGAAAAAATATTGCCAACCCAACCGGATTGTTAAAGGGAGCGATCATGATGCTTACCCATATTGGACAGGTTGATATAGCAGAAAAAATAAATAATGCGTGGTTAAAAACGATCGAAGACGGAATTCATACTGAAGATATTTACCAGCCAGGTGTAACTTCTGAAATTGTTGGAACCCGAGAGTTTGGTGAGGCAGTTATTAAAAATCTGGGTCAAAAACCTACTTTCCTGGAAGAGGAATCATTTGGTAAAGCAGTGAAATTTGAGGTTCCTGAATACAGACGTCCTGCATCAAGAAAAAAAGAATTGAATGGTGTTGATGTTTTTGTAGACTGGAAGGGGCAGGATCCTGATAAATTAGCTTCAGTTTTAGAAAAACTTAATGGTGACGTAAACCTGACAATGATTACCAATCGGGGAGTTAAAGTATGGCCGGAGGGATTTTCTGAAACTTTCTGCACTGACCACTGGAGATGTAGATATGAACGAAATGGTCATCCTGTTTCAAACAAACATATTGCAGAACTACTAAATAAGGCATTTGAAGAAAAAGTCGATATTATCAAAACAGAAAACCTCTATAGCTTCGATGGAGAGAGAGGATATTCTCTTGGTCAGGGCCAGTAA